One genomic window of Hydra vulgaris chromosome 03, alternate assembly HydraT2T_AEP includes the following:
- the LOC136078188 gene encoding uncharacterized protein LOC136078188 isoform X1 — protein MVCSIENRDCMLHSCDKCPAKKVLLDYIDTLFTEKEISEVNFYQWQTSNYQCTLVPATLPLDEFIEMVYEQLDSLQVHHFISKSQATYYQHLKTNLKENQALVLLDFAENYSFLIQDAVQGFHWNNSQATVHPFVAFFIKDGKLDSQSYCVISDHLKHGTDAVHCFIGNVIDKLKQLQTFEHIIYFSDGAASQYKNYKNLINLCYHKHDFDMTAEWHFFATSHGKSPCDGVGGTVKRLVARASLQSLNDPIDTPSKMYSWCVQHVKGISFFFVDKVSIETHTTNFNLEERYRSCSTIPGTRNHHSFIPMSLTSIKIRRVSFDIICTNVDFSTCRIYINKISSYSPGEYVACVYDAQWYLGNILSISEEHQDLNMKFMKKSLCNKFTWPCRDDLCWVPLMHILCKVQSLKVQSNSGRFYSIDLKEINEIILLFEKFNFL, from the coding sequence atggtttGTAGCATTGAAAATAGAGATTGTATGCTGCATAGCTGCGATAAATGTCCTGCTAAAAAGGTTTTGTTAGACTACATTGACACtttatttacagaaaaagaaattagtgaAGTTAACTTTTATCAATGGCAAACATCAAATTACCAATGTACTTTAGTACCAGCAACTCTACCTTTAGATGAATTTATTGAAATGGTTTATGAACAGTTAGATAGTTTACAAGTGCatcattttatatcaaaaagtcAAGCCACCTACTACCAACatttgaaaactaatttaaaagaaaatcaagcTTTGGTTCTTCTTGACTTTGcagaaaactatagttttctaATACAGGATGCAGTACAAGGTTTTCACTGGAATAACAGCCAAGCAACTGTGCACCCTTTTGTtgcgttttttataaaagatggAAAACTTGATAGTCAAAGTTATTGTGTTATATCAGATCATCTGAAACATGGAACAGATGCTGTTCATTGCTTTATCGGTAATGTTATTGATAAACTTAAACAATTACAAACATTTGAACACATTATCTATTTTAGTGATGGAGCTGcatcacaatataaaaattacaaaaatcttaTCAACTTATGCTACCATAAACACGATTTTGACATGACTGCAGAGTGGCACTTTTTTGCAACATCGCATGGTAAAAGCCCTTGTGATGGTGTTGGTGGAACAGTGAAACGTCTTGTTGCACGAGCCAGTCTACAATCACTAAACGATCCTATTGACACACCAAGCAAAATGTACAGCTGGTGTGTTCAACACGTCAAaggaatatcttttttttttgttgacaaagtTTCAATAGAAACACATACTACAAACTTCAATTTGGAAGAGAGATATCGTTCTTGTTCGACAATACCTGGGACACGAAACCACCACAGTTTTATCCCAATGTCACTTAcctcaataaaaataagaagagTCTCATTTGATATTATTTGCACTAATGTGGATTTTTCTACTTgcagaatttatattaataaaatttccagttACTCACCAGGAGAATATGTGGCCTGCGTTTACGATGCTCAATGGTATTTAGGAAATATTCTTAGTATTTCAGAAGAGCATCAAGATCTTAATATGAAATTCATGAAAAAGTCTTTATGTAACAAGTTTACGTGGCCATGCAGAGATGATCTTTGTTGGGTACCTCTAATGCATATTTTATGCAAAGTGCAATCTCTTAAAGTCCAGTCAAACAGTGGAAGATTTTATAGTATTGacttaaaagaaatcaatgagattattttattatttgagaaatttaactttttgtaa
- the LOC136078188 gene encoding uncharacterized protein LOC136078188 isoform X2 → MPELSTCCIGKALNEQCYLSNKSKRYQELSKLNQELISLRSKINPIDFLCSYHEKVYLSRYENEHRRYCCNPLNKHAKNVKNSLRVISLSYAKDFGLIPGQKICTSCRKILNCKHNTKENELQEKEIYVDNHTLKEDLNSSIASFGCSPLKLVSKKDRVAYGKRKIDSVRAHTQKAVANVLGLEIAALCGIESPSKKCLKKTNTDLDNIMTQIKSKFEKTLSNFEKITLLTLTPDSWSIEKTQKFFFTSKRSVVQARKLSKKSGILLKPSPKSGRKLSEDVITEVVHFYECDECSRVCPGKKEFVSVKVDSKKQHIQKRLLLVNMKELHIEFKKKYNYLKVGFSKFCELRPKWCIPVGGASGLHAVCVC, encoded by the exons atgcCTGAGCTTTCTACTTGCTGTATTGGTAAAGCATTAAATGAACAGTGCTATCTatctaataaaagtaaacgCTACCAAGAACTGTCTAAACTAAACCAAGAGCTTATTTCTTTGAGAAGCAAAATAAATCCCATAGATTTTCTTTGTAGCTATCACGAGAAAGTTTACTTGTCGAGGTATGAGAATGAACATCGCAGGTATTGTTGTAATCCGTTGAACAAGCACGCAAAAAATGTGAAAA ATTCTCTTAGAGTTATCAGTCTTTCATATGCCAAAGATTTTGGTTTAATACCTGGTCAAAAAATTTGCACTAGTTGCAGAAAAATTCTGAATTGCAAAcataatacaaaagaaaatgaactCCAAGAAAAAGAAATCTATGTTGACAACCATACATTAAAAGAAGATCTTAATTCAAGTATTGCAAGTTTTGGATGCTCACCTCTAaaacttgtttcaaaaaaagatagaGTTGCATATGGAAAGCGTAAAATTGATAGCGTAAGAGCTCATACACAAAAGGCTGTTGCCAATGTGCTAGGTTTAGAAATAGCTGCACTTTGTGGAATTGAATCACcctcaaaaaaatgtttgaaaaaaacaaacacagaTTTAGACAATATTATGActcaaattaagtcaaaatttgaaaaaacattgtcaaattttgaaaaaatcacaCTTCTTACACTCACTCCAGACAGTTGGTCAATAGAGAAAActcagaagtttttttttacttcaaaaagaTCTGTAGTACAAGCCagaaaattaagtaaaaaaagtggaATACTATTAAAACCTTCTCCAAAATCAGGTAGAAAACTAAGCGAAGATGTAATTACAGAGGTTGTTCATTTCTACGAATGCGATGAATGTTCAAGGGTTTGTCCAGgaaaaaaagagtttgtttCAGTTAAAGTAGATAGTAAAAAGCAACATATTCAAAAGCGCCTTCTACTAGTCAATATGAAAGAGCTacatattgagtttaaaaagaaatataattatcttaaagttggattttcaaaattttgtgagCTAAGGCCCAAGTGGTGCATTCCTGTGGGTGGTGCTTCTGGTCTGCATGCAGTTTGTGTTTGTTAG